A genomic region of Dermacentor andersoni chromosome 9, qqDerAnde1_hic_scaffold, whole genome shotgun sequence contains the following coding sequences:
- the Rnf146 gene encoding E3 ubiquitin-protein ligase RNF146 isoform X2 encodes MGERREPTETSPASENADAEELTTPRLECAICLQKCIHPARLPCGHIFCFLCVKGIANQSKRCAMCRQEIPADFTEKPELIPDPEAEQDSSTEESYRWFYEGRNGWWQYDERTSAELEAAAAKQLPRCEVLIAGFLYIVDFEHMVQVRRNDFSRRRRVKRDLAGVPKKGIAGIRLEEPTQDTTVSGVQPQTRECNATEHSSQGDSGSAAEGAGTAENADHRASDSTAEQDAMLLNSSNGGGDSIVSLSEEDTSADAFLEGTSIGSLRLDDDDDGDGRGSGDASSPSLYHISRFGRRRYYEDNL; translated from the exons CCTCGGAAAACGCTGACGCAGAAGAACTGACCACTCCGAGGCTCGAGTGTGCCATCTGCCTTCAGAAGTGCATCCACCCTGCCCGGCTACCCTGTGGCCACATCTTCTGTTTTCTATGTGTGAAGGGCATAGCGAACCAAAGCAAGAGGTGTGCCATGTGCCGACAG gAAATTCCTGCTGACTTCACAGAGAAGCCAGAGTTGATTCCAGATCCGGAGGCCGAGCAGGACTCGTCTACTGAGGAAAGCTACAGGTGGTTTTACGAGGGccgcaatggctggtggcagtaTGATGAAAGAACCAGTGCAGAGCTGGAGGCAGCAGCTGCCAAGCAACTTCCCAG GTGCGAAGTCCTGATCGCCGGCTTCCTCTACATCGTTGACTTTGAGCACATGGTGCAAGTGCGCCGGAACGATTTTTCTCGGCGACGACGAGTGAAGCGTGATCTAGCTGGCGTCCCCAAAAAGGGAATAGCGGGGATCAGACTCGAGGAACCGACGCAAGACACGACCGTTAGTGGTGTGCAGCCACAGACGAGGGAGTGCAATGCTACGGAACATTCATCGCAAGGTGATTCGGGCAGTGCAGCTGAAGGTGCCGGCACTGCCGAGAACGCAGACCACAGAGCCTCAGACTCCACGGCCGAGCAGGATGCCATGCTTCTCAACTCTTCCAACGGAGGGGGTGATAGCATTGTGTCACTCTCCGAAGAAGACACATCTGCAGATGCCTTTCTTGAAGGGACTTCCATTGGCTCATTGCGGTTGGACGACGATGATGACGGCGATGGGAGGGGAAGCGGTGATGCATCGTCACCATCACTGTATCACATTAGCCGGTTTGGTCGCAGGAGGTACTACGAGGACAACTTGTGA
- the Rnf146 gene encoding E3 ubiquitin-protein ligase RNF146 isoform X1: MGERREPTETSPGVGVSQEVLLLLPASENADAEELTTPRLECAICLQKCIHPARLPCGHIFCFLCVKGIANQSKRCAMCRQEIPADFTEKPELIPDPEAEQDSSTEESYRWFYEGRNGWWQYDERTSAELEAAAAKQLPRCEVLIAGFLYIVDFEHMVQVRRNDFSRRRRVKRDLAGVPKKGIAGIRLEEPTQDTTVSGVQPQTRECNATEHSSQGDSGSAAEGAGTAENADHRASDSTAEQDAMLLNSSNGGGDSIVSLSEEDTSADAFLEGTSIGSLRLDDDDDGDGRGSGDASSPSLYHISRFGRRRYYEDNL; this comes from the exons GTGTTGGAGTTTCACAAGAAGTGCTTCTCCTGTTGCCAGCCTCGGAAAACGCTGACGCAGAAGAACTGACCACTCCGAGGCTCGAGTGTGCCATCTGCCTTCAGAAGTGCATCCACCCTGCCCGGCTACCCTGTGGCCACATCTTCTGTTTTCTATGTGTGAAGGGCATAGCGAACCAAAGCAAGAGGTGTGCCATGTGCCGACAG gAAATTCCTGCTGACTTCACAGAGAAGCCAGAGTTGATTCCAGATCCGGAGGCCGAGCAGGACTCGTCTACTGAGGAAAGCTACAGGTGGTTTTACGAGGGccgcaatggctggtggcagtaTGATGAAAGAACCAGTGCAGAGCTGGAGGCAGCAGCTGCCAAGCAACTTCCCAG GTGCGAAGTCCTGATCGCCGGCTTCCTCTACATCGTTGACTTTGAGCACATGGTGCAAGTGCGCCGGAACGATTTTTCTCGGCGACGACGAGTGAAGCGTGATCTAGCTGGCGTCCCCAAAAAGGGAATAGCGGGGATCAGACTCGAGGAACCGACGCAAGACACGACCGTTAGTGGTGTGCAGCCACAGACGAGGGAGTGCAATGCTACGGAACATTCATCGCAAGGTGATTCGGGCAGTGCAGCTGAAGGTGCCGGCACTGCCGAGAACGCAGACCACAGAGCCTCAGACTCCACGGCCGAGCAGGATGCCATGCTTCTCAACTCTTCCAACGGAGGGGGTGATAGCATTGTGTCACTCTCCGAAGAAGACACATCTGCAGATGCCTTTCTTGAAGGGACTTCCATTGGCTCATTGCGGTTGGACGACGATGATGACGGCGATGGGAGGGGAAGCGGTGATGCATCGTCACCATCACTGTATCACATTAGCCGGTTTGGTCGCAGGAGGTACTACGAGGACAACTTGTGA